The following are from one region of the Juglans regia cultivar Chandler chromosome 10, Walnut 2.0, whole genome shotgun sequence genome:
- the LOC109009351 gene encoding abscisic-aldehyde oxidase-like isoform X3, with product MCVSLFAALVNAEKTNRPDPSPGFSKLTVSEAEKAIAGNLCRCTGYRSIADACKSFAADVDMEDLGLNSFWRNGESKEVKIKRLPFYDRIREICTFPEFLKKEIRSSMVLDSKRFFWYNPVSLIELQSLLDSLETKDGSLVKLVAGNTGMGYYKEIECNDRYIDLRNISEISSIKTDLTGIEIGATVAISKTIEALKKENKAEFHSNGEMMFKKIADHMEKIASGFIRNTASIGGNLVMAQRKHFPSDIATLLLAVDSMVDIMSGTRREKIMLEEFLERSPMDSKTVLLNVRIPTWESIRNISSDTNSMVLFETYRAAPRPLGNALPYLNAAFMAEVSSCRTSGGIIVYNCQLAFGAYGTKHAIRARRVEEFLAGKTLSVGVLYEAIKLVRATVIPNDGTSPAYRSSLAVGFLFNFFSPLVDNNGETFNGLLDGYMNHLLVEVSKLDQNTLQLDHDKILTFLSSAKQVLELSTEYYPVGEPITKAGAAIQASGEAVYVNDIPSPANCLHGAFIYSTKPLAWVRGIKFQPKPYPDGVVAVVTSEDIPKGGKNTGSKTIFGTEPLFAEELTECAGQRLALVVADTQKRADMAINFAVVDYDLEDLEQPILSVEEAVRRSSFFEVPPFLFPKQVGDISKGMAEADQKILSAEIKLGSQYYFYMETQTALAVPDEDNCMVVYSSSQVPEWTQTVIARCLGIPEHNVRVITRRVGGGFGGKALKAMPVAAACALAAHKLRRPVRMYLDRKTDMIMAGGRHPMKITYSVGFKSNGKITALQLEILINAGCAVDISPIMPHNVLSALKKYDWGALFFDIKVCKTNHSSKSAMRAPGEVQGSFIAEAVIEHVAAALSMEVDSVRSINLHTYSSLNFFYEGIADQPLDYTLPSIWNKLVTSSNLLHRTKMVVEFNRNNKWSKRGISQIPIVHEVTLRPTPGKVSILRDGSIVVEVGGIELGQGLWTKVKQMTAFALSSIQCDRVGDLLDKVRVIQSDTLSLIQGGFTSGSTTSESSCEAVRLCCNILVERLGPLRERLKEQMGSVEWEMLVDQAHLQSVNLSASSLFVPDLNSMKYLNYGAAVSEVEVNLLTGGTTVLQTDIIYDCGQSLNPAVDLGQIEGAFVQGLGFFMLEEYLTDSNGLVVAEGTWTYKIPTLDTIPKKFNVEVLNSGRHQKRVLSSKASGEPPLLLAASVHCATRAAIKEARKQLLFWSGQDGSTTNATIFDLEVPATMPVVKGLCGLESVERYLEWIIGTK from the exons ATGTGTGTTTCACTCTTTGCAGCGCTGGTCAATGCTGAAAAAACCAATCGACCTGATCCCTCTCCTGGCTTCTCCAAGCTGACTGTTTCTGAAGCCGAAAAGGCTATTGCAGGAAACCTCTGCCGCTGTACTGGGTATAGATCAATAGCTGATGCCTGCAAGAGCTTTGCAGCCGATGTTGATATGGAGGATTTGGGGTTGAACTCTTTTTGGAGAAATGGAGAGAGTAAGGAAGTAAAGATTAAGAGGCTACCTTTCTATGACCGTATAAGAGAGATCTGTACATTTCCAGAGTTTTTGAAGAAGGAAATCAGGTCTTCCATGGTTTTGGAttctaaaagatttttttggtaCAATCCTGTAAGTCTCATAGAACTTCAAAGCTTATTGGACTCCCTTGAGACCAAGGATGGAAGCTTGGTTAAATTAGTAGCTGGTAACACGGGAATGGGTTATTACAAGGAAATTGAATGCAATGACAGATACATTGATCTAAGGAATATTTCTGAGATCTCATCAATTAAAACAGATTTGACTGGGATTGAGATTGGAGCAACTGTGGCAATCTCTAAAACTATTGAAGctttgaagaaagaaaacaaagctGAATTTCACTCAAATGGTGAGATGATGTTCAAAAAAATTGCCGACCATATGGAGAAAATTGCTTCAGGGTTCATCCGGAATACAGCTAGTATAGGGGGAAATTTGGTGATGGCACAGAGGAAACATTTTCCTTCTGATATTGCTACACTACTTCTTGCTGTGGATTCAATGGTGGATATAATGAGTGGTACTAGACGTGAAAAGATTATGTTGGAGGAGTTTCTGGAAAGGTCTCCAATGGATTCCAAAACTGTGCTTCTAAATGTTAGAATCCCAACTTGGGAATCGATCAGAAATATTTCTTCTGATACAAACTCTATGGTGCTGTTTGAAACCTATAGAGCTGCACCGCGGCCTCTTGGAAATGCACTTCCCTATTTAAATGCTGCTTTTATGGCTGAAGTTTCTTCCTGTAGAACTTCTGGTGGAATCATTGTATATAACTGTCAGCTGGCTTTTGGTGCTTATGGGACCAAACATGCAATCCGAGCAAGAAGGGTGGAGGAATTTTTAGCTGGAAAAACTTTAAGTGTAGGTGTTCTATATGAGGCTATCAAATTAGTTAGGGCCACTGTAATACCAAATGATGGCACTTCTCCTGCTTATAGGTCAAGCCTGGCCgttggttttctttttaatttctttagcCCCTTAGTCGACAATAATGGTGAAACTTTTAATGGTTTATTGGATGGGTATATGAATCATTTGTTGGTTGAAGTTTCCAAATTAGACCAGAATACTCTCCAGCTTGATCATGATAAAATCCTGACTTTTCTATCATCTGCTAAGCAGGTGCTTGAATTAAGTACTGAGTATTATCCAGTTGGTGAGCCAATTACAAAAGCTGGAGCTGCCATCCAAGCTTCTG GTGAGGCTGTCTATGTGAATGACATTCCTTCACCCGCAAATTGCCTTCATGGGGCATTCATTTATAGCacaaaacctttggcatgggtAAGGGGTATAAAATTCCAGCCTAAACCATATCCGGATGGAGTGGTCGCAGTTGTTACTTCTGAAGACATCCCCAAAGGTGGAAAGAATACTGGATCAAAGACCATATTTGGTACTGAACCTTTATTTGCTGAGGAGCTTACTGAGTGTGCTGGTCAGCGTCTTGCCTTGGtg GTTGCTGATACACAGAAGCGTGCAGATATGGCCATAAATTTTGCAGTGGTTGATTATGACCTAGAAGATCTAGAACAACCAATTCTTTCCGTAGAAGAGGCTGTTAGGAGATCCAGTTTTTTCGAggttcctccttttcttttcccaaaaCAGGTTGGTGATATATCAAAAGGAATGGCTGAAGCTGATCAGAAGATTCTTTCTGCCGAG ATTAAACTTGGATCGCAATACTATTTCTATATGGAGACACAAACTGCCCTTGCTGTGCCAGATGAAGACAACTGCATGGTGGTATACAGTTCAAGTCAGGTCCCCGAGTGGACACAAACGGTGATTGCAAGGTGTCTTGGCATTCCTGAACATAATGTCCGTGTAATTACGAGAAGGGTTGGAGGAGGCTTTGGTGGAAAGGCCTTAAAAGCCATGCCT GTTGCTGCTGCATGTGCGCTTGCAGCCCACAAGTTGCGCCGCCCCGTCAGGATGTATCTTGATCGCAAGACTGATATGATTATGGCAGGAGGAAGGCATCCGATGAAAATAACTTACAGTGTGGGATTCAAGTCTAACGGGAAGATTACAGCATTACAACTTGAGATATTAATTAATGCTGGGTGCGCTGTGGATATTAGTCCAATAATGCCCCATAATGTACTGAGTGcacttaaaaaatatgactGGGGtgctttattttttgatataaagGTATGCAAGACAAATCATTCAAGTAAATCCGCAATGCGGGCACCTGGGGAGGTACAGGGGTCATTTATTGCTGAAGCAGTAATTGAGCACGTAGCAGCTGCCCTTTCAATGGAAGTGGATTCTGTCAGAAGCATAAATCTCCACACATACAGTAGCCTCAACTTTTTCTATGAGGGTATTGCAGATCAACCTCTTGATTATACTTTACCTTCAATATGGAACAAGTTGGTTACGTCTTCAAACTTGCTCCATAGGACCAAAATGGTGGTAGAGTTTAATAGAAACAATAAATGGAGTAAGAGGGGCATTTCTCAAATACCCATTGTGCATGAGGTGACATTAAGACCGACTCCGGGAAAAGTCAGCATTTTACGTGATGGTTCTATTGTTGTTGAGGTCGGTGGGATTGAGCTTGGCCAGGGGCTTTGGACAAAGGTAAAACAGATGACTGCATTTGCTCTCAGCTCAATACAATGTGATAGGGTTGGGGATTTGTTGGACAAAGTACGGGTCATACAATCTGATACCTTGAGTTTAATTCAAGGGGGTTTTACTTCTGGGAGCACAACATCTGAGTCAAGCTGTGAAGCAGTGAGGCTTTGCTGCAATATTTTGGTTGAGAGACTTGGGCCTCTCAGGGAAAGATTGAAGGAGCAAATGGGTTCTGTGGAATGGGAGATGCTTGTTGATCAG GCACACTTACAATCTGTAAATTTATCAGCAAGTTCATTATTTGTTCCTGACCTTAATTCGATGAAATACCTGAACTATGGTGCTGCAGTAAGCGAG GTGGAGGTAAATCTTTTGACAGGAGGAACTACAGTTTTGCAAACAGATATTATCTATGATTGCGGACAGAGTCTTAACCCTGCTGTGGATTTAGGACAG ATTGAAGGAGCTTTCGTCCAAGGGCTTGGGTTTTTCATGCTTGAGGAATACTTGACAGATTCAAATGGATTAGTGGTTGCAGAAGGCACATGGACATATAAGATTCCTACACTTGACACAATACCCAAAAAGTTCAACGTTGAAGTACTGAACAGTGGACGTCACCAAAAACGTGTTCTCTCTTCAAAAG
- the LOC109009351 gene encoding indole-3-acetaldehyde oxidase-like isoform X1: protein MAVDRETGNRLVFAVNGERIELSSVDPSTTLLEFLRSQTRFKSVKLGCGEGGCGACVVLLSKYDPVLDQVEDFTASSCLTLLCSVHGFAITTTEGLGNSKDGLHAIHQRLAGFHASQCGFCTPGMCVSLFAALVNAEKTNRPDPSPGFSKLTVSEAEKAIAGNLCRCTGYRSIADACKSFAADVDMEDLGLNSFWRNGESKEVKIKRLPFYDRIREICTFPEFLKKEIRSSMVLDSKRFFWYNPVSLIELQSLLDSLETKDGSLVKLVAGNTGMGYYKEIECNDRYIDLRNISEISSIKTDLTGIEIGATVAISKTIEALKKENKAEFHSNGEMMFKKIADHMEKIASGFIRNTASIGGNLVMAQRKHFPSDIATLLLAVDSMVDIMSGTRREKIMLEEFLERSPMDSKTVLLNVRIPTWESIRNISSDTNSMVLFETYRAAPRPLGNALPYLNAAFMAEVSSCRTSGGIIVYNCQLAFGAYGTKHAIRARRVEEFLAGKTLSVGVLYEAIKLVRATVIPNDGTSPAYRSSLAVGFLFNFFSPLVDNNGETFNGLLDGYMNHLLVEVSKLDQNTLQLDHDKILTFLSSAKQVLELSTEYYPVGEPITKAGAAIQASGEAVYVNDIPSPANCLHGAFIYSTKPLAWVRGIKFQPKPYPDGVVAVVTSEDIPKGGKNTGSKTIFGTEPLFAEELTECAGQRLALVVADTQKRADMAINFAVVDYDLEDLEQPILSVEEAVRRSSFFEVPPFLFPKQVGDISKGMAEADQKILSAEIKLGSQYYFYMETQTALAVPDEDNCMVVYSSSQVPEWTQTVIARCLGIPEHNVRVITRRVGGGFGGKALKAMPVAAACALAAHKLRRPVRMYLDRKTDMIMAGGRHPMKITYSVGFKSNGKITALQLEILINAGCAVDISPIMPHNVLSALKKYDWGALFFDIKVCKTNHSSKSAMRAPGEVQGSFIAEAVIEHVAAALSMEVDSVRSINLHTYSSLNFFYEGIADQPLDYTLPSIWNKLVTSSNLLHRTKMVVEFNRNNKWSKRGISQIPIVHEVTLRPTPGKVSILRDGSIVVEVGGIELGQGLWTKVKQMTAFALSSIQCDRVGDLLDKVRVIQSDTLSLIQGGFTSGSTTSESSCEAVRLCCNILVERLGPLRERLKEQMGSVEWEMLVDQAHLQSVNLSASSLFVPDLNSMKYLNYGAAVSEVEVNLLTGGTTVLQTDIIYDCGQSLNPAVDLGQIEGAFVQGLGFFMLEEYLTDSNGLVVAEGTWTYKIPTLDTIPKKFNVEVLNSGRHQKRVLSSKASGEPPLLLAASVHCATRAAIKEARKQLLFWSGQDGSTTNATIFDLEVPATMPVVKGLCGLESVERYLEWIIGTK, encoded by the exons ATGGCGGTGGATAGAGAAACCGGAAACCGTCTGGTGTTTGCTGTCAATGGAGAGAGGATTGAGCTCTCCAGTGTTGACCCTTCGACTACTTTGCTCGAGTTCTTGCGTTCCCAGACTCGCTTCAAGAGTGTAAAGCTCGGCTGTGGTGAAG GTGGTTGTGGTGCTTGTGTTGTTCTATTGTCAAAGTATGACCCTGTGCTTGATCAGGTTGAGGATTTTACAGCAAGTTCATGTCTCACTCTACTTTGTAGTGTACATGGATTTGCAATTACAACAACTGAAGGCCTTGGAAATAGCAAAGATGGTTTGCACGCAATTCATCAAAGGCTTGCTGGTTTCCATGCTTCTCAATGTGGGTTTTGTACTCCTGGAATGTGTGTTTCACTCTTTGCAGCGCTGGTCAATGCTGAAAAAACCAATCGACCTGATCCCTCTCCTGGCTTCTCCAAGCTGACTGTTTCTGAAGCCGAAAAGGCTATTGCAGGAAACCTCTGCCGCTGTACTGGGTATAGATCAATAGCTGATGCCTGCAAGAGCTTTGCAGCCGATGTTGATATGGAGGATTTGGGGTTGAACTCTTTTTGGAGAAATGGAGAGAGTAAGGAAGTAAAGATTAAGAGGCTACCTTTCTATGACCGTATAAGAGAGATCTGTACATTTCCAGAGTTTTTGAAGAAGGAAATCAGGTCTTCCATGGTTTTGGAttctaaaagatttttttggtaCAATCCTGTAAGTCTCATAGAACTTCAAAGCTTATTGGACTCCCTTGAGACCAAGGATGGAAGCTTGGTTAAATTAGTAGCTGGTAACACGGGAATGGGTTATTACAAGGAAATTGAATGCAATGACAGATACATTGATCTAAGGAATATTTCTGAGATCTCATCAATTAAAACAGATTTGACTGGGATTGAGATTGGAGCAACTGTGGCAATCTCTAAAACTATTGAAGctttgaagaaagaaaacaaagctGAATTTCACTCAAATGGTGAGATGATGTTCAAAAAAATTGCCGACCATATGGAGAAAATTGCTTCAGGGTTCATCCGGAATACAGCTAGTATAGGGGGAAATTTGGTGATGGCACAGAGGAAACATTTTCCTTCTGATATTGCTACACTACTTCTTGCTGTGGATTCAATGGTGGATATAATGAGTGGTACTAGACGTGAAAAGATTATGTTGGAGGAGTTTCTGGAAAGGTCTCCAATGGATTCCAAAACTGTGCTTCTAAATGTTAGAATCCCAACTTGGGAATCGATCAGAAATATTTCTTCTGATACAAACTCTATGGTGCTGTTTGAAACCTATAGAGCTGCACCGCGGCCTCTTGGAAATGCACTTCCCTATTTAAATGCTGCTTTTATGGCTGAAGTTTCTTCCTGTAGAACTTCTGGTGGAATCATTGTATATAACTGTCAGCTGGCTTTTGGTGCTTATGGGACCAAACATGCAATCCGAGCAAGAAGGGTGGAGGAATTTTTAGCTGGAAAAACTTTAAGTGTAGGTGTTCTATATGAGGCTATCAAATTAGTTAGGGCCACTGTAATACCAAATGATGGCACTTCTCCTGCTTATAGGTCAAGCCTGGCCgttggttttctttttaatttctttagcCCCTTAGTCGACAATAATGGTGAAACTTTTAATGGTTTATTGGATGGGTATATGAATCATTTGTTGGTTGAAGTTTCCAAATTAGACCAGAATACTCTCCAGCTTGATCATGATAAAATCCTGACTTTTCTATCATCTGCTAAGCAGGTGCTTGAATTAAGTACTGAGTATTATCCAGTTGGTGAGCCAATTACAAAAGCTGGAGCTGCCATCCAAGCTTCTG GTGAGGCTGTCTATGTGAATGACATTCCTTCACCCGCAAATTGCCTTCATGGGGCATTCATTTATAGCacaaaacctttggcatgggtAAGGGGTATAAAATTCCAGCCTAAACCATATCCGGATGGAGTGGTCGCAGTTGTTACTTCTGAAGACATCCCCAAAGGTGGAAAGAATACTGGATCAAAGACCATATTTGGTACTGAACCTTTATTTGCTGAGGAGCTTACTGAGTGTGCTGGTCAGCGTCTTGCCTTGGtg GTTGCTGATACACAGAAGCGTGCAGATATGGCCATAAATTTTGCAGTGGTTGATTATGACCTAGAAGATCTAGAACAACCAATTCTTTCCGTAGAAGAGGCTGTTAGGAGATCCAGTTTTTTCGAggttcctccttttcttttcccaaaaCAGGTTGGTGATATATCAAAAGGAATGGCTGAAGCTGATCAGAAGATTCTTTCTGCCGAG ATTAAACTTGGATCGCAATACTATTTCTATATGGAGACACAAACTGCCCTTGCTGTGCCAGATGAAGACAACTGCATGGTGGTATACAGTTCAAGTCAGGTCCCCGAGTGGACACAAACGGTGATTGCAAGGTGTCTTGGCATTCCTGAACATAATGTCCGTGTAATTACGAGAAGGGTTGGAGGAGGCTTTGGTGGAAAGGCCTTAAAAGCCATGCCT GTTGCTGCTGCATGTGCGCTTGCAGCCCACAAGTTGCGCCGCCCCGTCAGGATGTATCTTGATCGCAAGACTGATATGATTATGGCAGGAGGAAGGCATCCGATGAAAATAACTTACAGTGTGGGATTCAAGTCTAACGGGAAGATTACAGCATTACAACTTGAGATATTAATTAATGCTGGGTGCGCTGTGGATATTAGTCCAATAATGCCCCATAATGTACTGAGTGcacttaaaaaatatgactGGGGtgctttattttttgatataaagGTATGCAAGACAAATCATTCAAGTAAATCCGCAATGCGGGCACCTGGGGAGGTACAGGGGTCATTTATTGCTGAAGCAGTAATTGAGCACGTAGCAGCTGCCCTTTCAATGGAAGTGGATTCTGTCAGAAGCATAAATCTCCACACATACAGTAGCCTCAACTTTTTCTATGAGGGTATTGCAGATCAACCTCTTGATTATACTTTACCTTCAATATGGAACAAGTTGGTTACGTCTTCAAACTTGCTCCATAGGACCAAAATGGTGGTAGAGTTTAATAGAAACAATAAATGGAGTAAGAGGGGCATTTCTCAAATACCCATTGTGCATGAGGTGACATTAAGACCGACTCCGGGAAAAGTCAGCATTTTACGTGATGGTTCTATTGTTGTTGAGGTCGGTGGGATTGAGCTTGGCCAGGGGCTTTGGACAAAGGTAAAACAGATGACTGCATTTGCTCTCAGCTCAATACAATGTGATAGGGTTGGGGATTTGTTGGACAAAGTACGGGTCATACAATCTGATACCTTGAGTTTAATTCAAGGGGGTTTTACTTCTGGGAGCACAACATCTGAGTCAAGCTGTGAAGCAGTGAGGCTTTGCTGCAATATTTTGGTTGAGAGACTTGGGCCTCTCAGGGAAAGATTGAAGGAGCAAATGGGTTCTGTGGAATGGGAGATGCTTGTTGATCAG GCACACTTACAATCTGTAAATTTATCAGCAAGTTCATTATTTGTTCCTGACCTTAATTCGATGAAATACCTGAACTATGGTGCTGCAGTAAGCGAG GTGGAGGTAAATCTTTTGACAGGAGGAACTACAGTTTTGCAAACAGATATTATCTATGATTGCGGACAGAGTCTTAACCCTGCTGTGGATTTAGGACAG ATTGAAGGAGCTTTCGTCCAAGGGCTTGGGTTTTTCATGCTTGAGGAATACTTGACAGATTCAAATGGATTAGTGGTTGCAGAAGGCACATGGACATATAAGATTCCTACACTTGACACAATACCCAAAAAGTTCAACGTTGAAGTACTGAACAGTGGACGTCACCAAAAACGTGTTCTCTCTTCAAAAG
- the LOC118349557 gene encoding uncharacterized protein LOC118349557, which yields MKGRNHFIKLLQLFSVKCTAWSGILALFSLRLLNLMINSNLVFGNAHTKDVPSVVLNLIQQECPETPRQTFQVQYVQQRQSLSALPYAYFLLASPLRRLRVLKVGDVGQEFFREHHPGLD from the exons ATGAAGGGtagaaatcattttataaagttGCTCCAACTGTTCAGCGTTAAATGCACTGCTTGGAGTGGGATTTTGGCTCTTTTCTCCTTGAGGTTGCTCAATTTGATGATCAACAGCAACTTG GTTTTCGGCAATGCTCACACCAAGGACGTCCCTTCTGTTGTCTTGAACCTGATCCAGCAAGAGTGCCCCGAGACACCAAGGCAGACATTTCAGGTCCAGTATGTCCAGCAGAGACAATCTCTTTCAGCATTACCTTACGCCTATTTTCTTCTCGCCTCACCTCTGAGAAGACTTCGCGTGTTGAAGGTAGGGGACGTTGGCCAAGAATTCTTCCGCGAACATCATCCAGGTCTCGATTAA